A window of the Trichoderma asperellum chromosome 6, complete sequence genome harbors these coding sequences:
- a CDS encoding uncharacterized protein (EggNog:ENOG41): protein MAMNFNYPKMRLPSIRIAHHMYSGKPPNKHVNTSACRCWNLARVSTSSRTASVTAAIPPIIPHLTAPDLKHATQPCHVRNVHEHLQKHGILKIGLGFPDPDSHYLKGLVLGLHQHHGHQLPISHSASRGWFWDVRPNNTIFQTANHQARSETMQEFPWHTDCSYEDLPPRYFALHVLQEDRFGGGTLSAMNTQRLGLSLSPSTRASLMRREYSITIPPEFIKDPRKRSIVGSLMSADEQGQPSMLRFRRDLVTALTERASRALHELDAAVQDAKAQSQSTVHLTAKDFPAGTIILMDNRRWLHARHSIKDPKRHLRRVRWDAVPFDARPMEQ from the coding sequence ATGGCCATGAACTTCAACTATCCGAAAATGCGTCTGCCATCTATCAGGATTGCACATCACATGTATTCCGGCAAGCCTCCCAACAAACATGTAAATACTTCGGCCTGCCGATGCTGGAATCTCGCTCGGGTTTCTACATCCAGCCGCACAGCATCGGTTACTGCTGCAATCCCTCCCATTATTCCTCATTTGACAGCACCTGATCTTAAGCATGCAACACAGCCATGTCATGTTCGCAATGTGCACGAGCACCTCCAGAAACACGGCATACTCAAGATTGGCCTGGGCTTCCCAGACCCCGACAGCCATTACCTCAAGGGACTCGTCCTGGGccttcatcaacatcacGGCCATCAACTTCCCATATCGCACAGCGCGTCGCGCGGGTGGTTCTGGGACGTCCGGCCGAATAATACCATCTTCCAGACCGCGAACCATCAAGCCCGGTCGGAAACGATGCAAGAATTCCCGTGGCACACCGACTGCAGCTACGAAGACTTGCCGCCACGATATTTCGCACTCCACGTTCTCCAGGAAGATCGATTTGGTGGAGGGACCCTGTCGGCCATGAACACTCAGCGGCTGGGCCTGTCTCTCTCCCCATCTACCCGAGCGTCTCTGATGCGACGAGAGTACAGCATCACAATTCCTCCAGAGTTCATCAAAGATCCCCGGAAACGGAGCATTGTAGGGAGCCTGATGTCGGCCGACGAACAAGGCCAGCCTAGCATGCTGCGCTTCAGGAGAGATCTCGTAACAGCACTGACGGAACGGGCGTCAAGAGCACTGCACGAGCTTGACGCAGCCGTACAGGACGCCAAGGCTCAGTCACAGTCAACGGTGCATCTCACCGCCAAGGACTTTCCGGCAGGGACTATAATACTGATGGATAATCGCCGCTGGCTGCACGCACGACATAGCATCAAGGATCCAAAGCGTCACTTGCGTCGGGTGCGTTGGGATGCCGTTCCATTCGATGCTCGTCCGATGGAACAGTAA
- a CDS encoding uncharacterized protein (EggNog:ENOG41~TransMembrane:4 (i12-33o53-73i85-105o125-143i)) translates to MAEQKLKIPLPYRALFLYFEPAAAFFGALLLHFRPEIFLNTMSPVAKYATDNQVIYDQLFATYTLFAFNEAVILRITKDLRVWKALLVGILVCDAIHLYGSWAALGGAVFWDVRSWRPEDWANLGSLWGQAAIRVAFLAGVGLKEAIPVKSE, encoded by the coding sequence ATGGCAGAGCAAAAGCTCAAGATTCCACTCCCCTACCGGGCGCTATTCCTTTATTTTGAACCCGCTGCAGCCTTCTTTGGCGCCTTGCTGCTTCATTTTCGTCCAGAGATCTTCCTCAATACTATGTCTCCGGTTGCGAAATACGCGACAGATAACCAGGTCATCTACGACCAGCTCTTCGCAACATATACCTTATTTGCGTTCAATGAAGCTGTCATTTTGCGCATTACAAAGGATCTACGCGTCTGGAAAGCCCTCCTGGTCGGTATCCTCGTGTGCGATGCTATACATCTGTATGGGAGCTGGGCAGCACTTGGCGGCGCTGTATTCTGGGATGTCCGATCCTGGAGACCCGAAGATTGGGCGAATCTTGGAAGTCTTTGGGGACAAGCAGCCATCAGGGTGGCTTTCTTAGCGGGAGTCGGACTGAAAGAAGCAATACCCGTGAAGAGTGAATGA